The window CTTTGATAGTTTTTATTGGCGTTAGTGTTCTAACTTGTGCGAACTTAGATAACTCCTCCGAACAGTTAAATCCTAAACTATTTATAGAATTAGTGAGTATACTATTAAGTGCTGTTAGCATAGGAGATGCTACCGTTTTTTAACGAGTTATTCAAGCACTACATATTTCTATTTTTGGTTTTAAAGTTAATATTGTTAAATCACACTATCAGAAGGTTTAAACTCATTCTATATTGAGCCATCTGTTGGAGGGGATGTCATAAGAAATCCAGAGGCATTACCAACTGGAAGGAACATCTATGCATTTGACCCTCTAAAAATCCCAACAGAATCTGCCGTTGAAAGAGGAAAATATATCGCCAAAAAAACCATTGAAGAATATTTAAAGAAACATAACAAATATCCTGAATCTGTTGGTGTAGTTCTTTGGGGATTTGAGACAGCAAAAACTTATGGAGAGACAATTGCCCAAATCTTGGAATACATTGGAGTTAAAAGTTATTCATAAAACCCCTTGGGAGAAGGAACTTGAAATAATCCCACTTGAAGAACT of the Methanotorris formicicus Mc-S-70 genome contains:
- a CDS encoding cobaltochelatase subunit CobN — encoded protein: MRNPEALPTGRNIYAFDPLKIPTESAVERGKYIAKKTIEEYLKKHNKYPESVGVVLWGFETAKTYGETIAQILEYIGVKSYS